One Aerosakkonema funiforme FACHB-1375 genomic region harbors:
- a CDS encoding NAD(P)/FAD-dependent oxidoreductase: MNSAGNFDVAILGTGFSGSILGAILARQGYKVLLIDEKEHPRFAIGEATIPQTTMMMRIIADRYDVPEIGACSTFEGMHQYVTSHCGVKTNFGFVYQQAGQAQNPQEVTQNIIPHLLVGYDSHWFRQDVDAYLLTVAIKYGATVRQNTNIVDLAIDESKVFLKSDRGEEFFGRYLVDSTGFKSILAKKFDLRESPCRFKTHSRALFNHFIGVKPYDECIDSKAAWGVPQAWHDGTMHHLFAGGWMWVIPFGNHPKSNSPLCSIGLSLDTRHFPKTNLTPQQEFDSILAKFPGIAPQFKNARPVREWVSTDRLQYSSKRCVGDRFCLTAQAAGTIDALFSRGMANTVDGLYALAGLLLKALEDDDFSAERFEYIDRLQQRLLDYNDRLVHCSFIAFSDFALWNAWYRVWSFGGLLNVFRIKKMQERYQETGDLACFSGLNDPLYLGSLCPDLQRYEELFEQAASTVEAVGEGLLSPKEASDKILNLFKQSDFVPSKFEFHSAQRHFNCQFNFDDIVNIFAWSKSPMPELQQLCF; the protein is encoded by the coding sequence ATGAATAGTGCGGGTAATTTTGACGTAGCAATTTTAGGAACGGGCTTTTCTGGTTCAATTTTAGGAGCGATTCTAGCTCGGCAAGGTTACAAAGTTCTGTTAATTGACGAGAAAGAGCATCCCAGGTTTGCGATCGGGGAAGCGACGATTCCCCAAACCACGATGATGATGCGGATAATTGCAGACCGCTACGATGTGCCGGAAATCGGGGCTTGCAGCACTTTTGAAGGAATGCACCAATATGTCACTTCCCATTGTGGTGTAAAGACAAACTTTGGTTTTGTGTATCAGCAAGCCGGACAGGCTCAAAATCCCCAAGAAGTTACTCAAAACATCATTCCGCACCTGCTCGTCGGCTATGATTCCCATTGGTTTAGGCAAGACGTAGACGCCTATTTACTGACTGTAGCGATTAAATACGGAGCTACCGTCCGACAAAATACGAACATCGTGGATTTGGCAATTGACGAAAGTAAGGTTTTCCTCAAAAGCGATCGAGGTGAAGAATTCTTTGGTCGCTACTTGGTAGACTCAACAGGATTCAAGTCGATCTTGGCTAAAAAATTCGACTTGCGCGAGTCTCCATGTCGCTTTAAAACGCACTCCAGGGCTTTGTTTAACCACTTCATCGGTGTCAAACCATACGACGAGTGTATTGACTCAAAGGCGGCTTGGGGCGTTCCCCAGGCTTGGCACGATGGCACAATGCACCACTTGTTTGCAGGTGGGTGGATGTGGGTGATTCCTTTTGGCAATCATCCAAAAAGTAACAGTCCTTTGTGCAGCATTGGGCTATCTCTAGATACCCGCCACTTCCCCAAAACTAACTTGACCCCGCAACAAGAATTTGACAGTATTTTGGCGAAATTTCCGGGTATTGCTCCCCAATTTAAGAACGCTCGGCCTGTCAGAGAATGGGTTTCAACAGACCGATTGCAGTATTCTTCCAAACGGTGTGTCGGGGACAGGTTTTGCCTGACAGCACAGGCGGCGGGGACGATTGATGCTCTTTTCAGTCGCGGTATGGCTAACACGGTTGACGGTTTATACGCCCTAGCAGGCTTGCTGCTCAAAGCCTTAGAAGACGACGACTTTTCAGCAGAACGTTTCGAGTATATCGATCGCTTGCAGCAACGATTGCTAGACTATAACGACCGACTGGTACATTGCTCTTTTATCGCCTTTTCTGATTTTGCCTTGTGGAACGCTTGGTATCGAGTTTGGAGCTTCGGTGGCTTGCTCAACGTCTTTAGAATTAAGAAAATGCAAGAGCGATACCAGGAAACAGGCGATTTAGCTTGTTTCTCTGGTTTAAATGACCCCCTCTATTTAGGTTCTCTTTGTCCCGACTTACAACGCTATGAGGAGTTGTTTGAGCAGGCGGCTTCTACAGTTGAGGCCGTTGGTGAAGGGCTATTGTCCCCCAAAGAGGCGAGTGATAAAATTTTGAATTTATTTAAGCAATCTGATTTTGTTCCTTCTAAGTTTGAGTTTCATTCAGCCCAACGCCACTTCAACTGCCAATTTAATTTTGACGATATAGTCAATATTTTTGCCTGGAGCAAATCGCCTATGCCAGAGCTTCAACAACTTTGCTTCTGA
- the purQ gene encoding phosphoribosylformylglycinamidine synthase subunit PurQ → MKFGVIVFPGSNCDRDVAYVTRDLLAQPTRMVWHEETDISDLDVVVIPGGFSYGDYLRCGAIARFSPVMKATVEHANKGKLVLGICNGFQVLTEAGLLPGALVRNRDLHFICDRVSLRVERTNLPWTQLYQTGQVITLPIAHGEGNYYADADTLAQLEDNDLVLFRYEGENPNGSLNNIAGICNIKGNVLGMMPHPERASDPMLGGTDGMKLFEGLLKVAVGALA, encoded by the coding sequence ATGAAGTTTGGGGTGATAGTTTTTCCGGGTTCAAATTGCGATCGCGATGTTGCTTATGTCACCCGCGATTTGCTCGCCCAACCGACGCGGATGGTTTGGCATGAAGAAACTGATATCTCAGATTTAGATGTAGTGGTGATTCCGGGCGGTTTCAGCTATGGGGATTATTTGCGTTGCGGTGCGATCGCTCGTTTCTCCCCGGTGATGAAAGCTACAGTAGAACACGCAAATAAAGGTAAGCTGGTGCTGGGAATTTGCAATGGTTTCCAGGTGCTGACGGAGGCGGGTTTATTGCCAGGGGCGCTGGTGCGAAATCGGGATTTGCATTTTATTTGCGATCGCGTCTCCCTGCGTGTCGAACGCACTAATCTGCCTTGGACGCAACTTTACCAAACTGGACAGGTAATTACTCTGCCGATCGCTCACGGCGAGGGCAATTACTACGCCGATGCCGATACTTTGGCACAGTTGGAAGATAACGATCTAGTGCTGTTCCGCTACGAGGGCGAAAACCCCAACGGTTCGTTAAATAATATTGCAGGTATTTGTAATATTAAAGGAAATGTGCTGGGGATGATGCCTCACCCAGAAAGAGCGTCAGATCCGATGTTGGGGGGAACAGATGGAATGAAGTTGTTTGAAGGTTTGTTGAAAGTCGCCGTAGGAGCATTAGCTTAG